The Natribaculum luteum genome contains the following window.
GGCTTTCGTCTTCTCGCCCAGCGCCTCCATCGCGTCGCTCGACGGACCGACCCAGGTGATTCCGTCGGCCTCCTCGACGCGGCGGGCGAACTCGGCGTTCTCCGCGAGGAAGCCGTACCCCGGGTGGACGGCATCTGCCCCGGCGCGTTCGGCCACCTCGAGGATCGCCTCCTGGTCGAGGTAGGAGTCGCTGGCGGGTGCGGGACCGACGTTGTACGCCTCGTCGGCGTACTCGACGTGGCCGGCCGAGCGATCCGCGTCGCTGTAGACCGCGACCGTCTCGACGCCCAGCTCCTCGCAGGCCTGCATGACGCGGACGGCGATTTCGCCGCGGTTTGCGACCAGCAGTTTCTCGAACATGGTCAGTAGGACTTGGGGAAGCCGAGCTGCTGGCTGATGTGGTTGTACGCCATCTGCTGGGAGACGGGCGCGAGGCGGGTGAGGTTGATCTCGCGCCACCAGCGTTCGACGTCGTACTCCTTCGCGTAGCCCCAGCCGCCGAAGGCCTGCATCGAATGTTTGACGGCCTCGATGCCGGCGGAGACGGCCGTCGCCTTCGCGACGTTCGTCTCGTAGCCACAGTCTTCGCCCTGGTCGTAGAGCCAGGCGGCCTTCTCGCGCATGAGCGCGGCCGTCTCCATCTTCGCGTAGGCTTTCGTGATGGGGAAGGAGACGCCCTGATGGGTGCCGATCGGCGCGCCGAAGACCTCGCGGTCGTTGGCGTACTCGATCGCCGCGTTCGCCGCGAGTTTCCCGATGCCGGTTCCGGCAGCGGCGAAGCCGATCCGCTCGGGATTGAGCATGTCCACGAGGACCCACCAGCCGTCGTCTTCCTCGCCGAGCAAGTTCTCCTCGGGGACCCGGACGTCCTCCAGGAAGACCTCACACGACTTCGAGTAGTTGATGGCGTGTTTGGGGATCGGCGAGACGTCGATGTTCGGGTCGTCCATGTCGACGATGAACAGGCTGATGCCGTCGGTGCCCCGATCGACGTCCTCGAGTGGCGTCGTCCGCGTGACGATGATCATGTTCTCGGCACGGTCGGAGAACGTGATCCAGGCTTTCTGCCCGTTGAGGACGTACTCGTCGCCCTCTCTCTCGGCGGTGGTGGCGACGTTCAGCGTGTTCGTCCCGGCCTCGGGTTCGGTGATGCCGATCGAGAAGTTTCGCTTCCCGTTCGCGATGTCGGGCAGGTAGGTCTCTTTCTGCTCGTCGGTGCCGTACTCGCGGATGCCGACGGCCGCCATGCCAGCGGTGAGCACCAGATACCAGGTGCCGGCCATGCCACAGCCCTCGGCACAGAGGGTCTCCATCGCCAGCCCCATCTCCTGCATGCCCATGTCAGCACCCTCGTACTCCTCGGGGATCAGCAGGCCGTGGAAGCCGGCCTCGGCGAGTTCGTCCCAGAACGCCTCGG
Protein-coding sequences here:
- a CDS encoding acyl-CoA dehydrogenase family protein codes for the protein MDFEPSQERSLIRSTAEEVAAEYGPEHWREKEEKGEFSEAFWDELAEAGFHGLLIPEEYEGADMGMQEMGLAMETLCAEGCGMAGTWYLVLTAGMAAVGIREYGTDEQKETYLPDIANGKRNFSIGITEPEAGTNTLNVATTAEREGDEYVLNGQKAWITFSDRAENMIIVTRTTPLEDVDRGTDGISLFIVDMDDPNIDVSPIPKHAINYSKSCEVFLEDVRVPEENLLGEEDDGWWVLVDMLNPERIGFAAAGTGIGKLAANAAIEYANDREVFGAPIGTHQGVSFPITKAYAKMETAALMREKAAWLYDQGEDCGYETNVAKATAVSAGIEAVKHSMQAFGGWGYAKEYDVERWWREINLTRLAPVSQQMAYNHISQQLGFPKSY